The following proteins come from a genomic window of Flavobacterium eburneipallidum:
- a CDS encoding type III restriction-modification system endonuclease, with amino-acid sequence MELILKNGLPHQEKAVDAISTIFGGSSFVKNNMYYSNPILDLDKELLLERIKAIQKVNTVDAEYVNLNGIQNYLNLDIKMETGTGKTYVQTATIFELHKKFKINKFIIVVPTLAIKAGTKQFIQDSYTKKHFKDVCGYGTEIELQVLEAGKTKKGKKFFPSTVREFVSGSSQNANKIYVLLTNMALFSNRKDAMLNRDDYDYGPEGFHRPVDALKATKPFLIIDEPHRFSKEQKTFEFITNDIQPQCIIRFGATFPTITKAKKTFKDYHNLLYNLTACDAFNQNLIKGITKEHFEPLSNKDDKVKIMSVQSKTAVKLNYIQKGNATKSFELKKGDSLSLISTELEGIVIEAIGSNYIELSNGQTKFQGEEFVNDIYSSSYQEQMLKLAIDRHFETEKINFDRKFKIKTLALFFIDDIHSYRKYDKSEKETYLKNTFEKLLLEKINEVLPTLSIENDSDYIDYLKASKLDISACHAGYFSQDNTNSDEEIANQINEILFDKKKLLSIKLDDGKLNTRRFLFSKWTLKEGWDNPNVFTITKLRSSGSENSKIQEVGRGLRLPVDENGNRISNEDFKLNYIIDFTEADFAEKLVNEINDELPKGFVLSEEKIIEVATKLDTTKNDLFKKLLVNDYIDMDRNINLEKVIQFFEEYPDFVTGLNNNKITDRNKVKERKVKIRPAQYNEIKTLWEAINQKYLLFYEKIESDNYLKNELVSVFKNDVFVDVIISSKREVLNTSDGIMLLNDSSGIQYKIIKRVGYGEFLKKINKQTNIPIQLLNQALIEYSKTNKIDEDRINEFSVANFVSKFSDWKTNNLEGRFSYGKTKIKLNSTALTFANGTPRSEITQGVIGTKFIEGNPVEKYLYDTYAYDSPLEKDNILEQVQEVVVYGKIPRRSISIPTITGQSYSPDFMYVVKKAGGNKILNIIVETKDVKNESDLRKIETAKINCAKEFFKQLTIDGYSVAFHEQISNTKMKQIIEDVLI; translated from the coding sequence ATGGAATTAATTTTAAAAAATGGTTTACCGCATCAAGAAAAAGCAGTTGATGCTATTAGTACTATTTTCGGGGGTAGTAGTTTTGTGAAAAACAATATGTATTACTCCAATCCTATTTTGGATTTGGATAAAGAGCTATTGCTGGAACGAATCAAAGCTATTCAAAAAGTTAATACAGTTGATGCAGAATATGTGAATTTGAATGGTATTCAAAACTATTTGAATTTGGATATAAAAATGGAAACGGGTACAGGAAAAACATACGTTCAAACCGCTACTATTTTTGAGCTTCATAAAAAATTTAAGATTAATAAATTTATAATTGTTGTGCCCACGCTTGCTATCAAAGCAGGAACCAAACAATTCATTCAAGACAGTTACACCAAAAAACATTTTAAGGACGTTTGCGGTTATGGCACTGAAATAGAATTACAGGTTTTAGAAGCAGGTAAAACTAAAAAAGGTAAAAAATTTTTTCCGAGTACCGTTCGAGAATTTGTTTCGGGTTCGAGTCAAAATGCCAATAAAATTTATGTTTTATTAACCAATATGGCGTTGTTTAGCAACAGAAAAGATGCGATGTTGAATCGGGATGATTATGATTATGGTCCAGAAGGATTTCATCGTCCGGTTGATGCTTTAAAAGCAACAAAACCTTTCTTGATTATTGATGAACCACATCGTTTTTCAAAAGAACAAAAGACATTCGAGTTTATTACCAATGATATTCAACCACAATGTATTATTAGGTTTGGAGCGACGTTTCCAACAATAACAAAAGCAAAAAAAACATTCAAAGATTATCATAATTTATTGTACAACTTAACGGCTTGTGATGCTTTCAATCAAAATTTGATAAAAGGAATTACGAAAGAACATTTTGAACCTCTATCGAACAAAGACGATAAGGTGAAAATTATGTCGGTTCAAAGCAAAACAGCAGTTAAGCTGAATTACATTCAAAAGGGAAATGCAACCAAATCTTTTGAATTAAAGAAAGGCGATAGTCTGTCTTTAATTTCAACAGAATTAGAAGGAATTGTTATCGAGGCAATCGGTTCCAATTATATAGAATTATCAAATGGTCAGACCAAGTTCCAAGGCGAAGAGTTTGTTAATGATATTTACTCTTCTTCTTATCAAGAGCAAATGTTAAAATTGGCAATTGATAGGCATTTTGAAACCGAGAAAATTAATTTTGATAGAAAGTTTAAGATAAAAACACTAGCACTTTTCTTTATTGATGATATTCATTCCTATCGAAAATATGATAAAAGTGAAAAAGAAACCTATCTAAAAAACACTTTTGAAAAGCTATTATTAGAAAAGATAAACGAAGTTTTACCAACACTTTCTATAGAAAATGATAGCGATTATATTGATTATTTAAAAGCATCCAAATTAGATATTTCGGCTTGTCATGCAGGTTATTTTTCGCAAGACAATACTAATTCTGACGAAGAAATAGCCAATCAAATCAATGAAATTTTATTTGATAAAAAGAAATTACTTTCCATAAAACTAGATGATGGAAAACTGAATACAAGGCGTTTTTTATTTTCTAAATGGACTTTGAAAGAAGGTTGGGATAATCCGAATGTGTTTACGATTACAAAATTGCGTTCGAGCGGAAGTGAAAATAGTAAAATTCAAGAAGTTGGGAGAGGTTTGCGTTTGCCTGTAGATGAAAATGGTAATAGAATATCTAACGAAGATTTTAAACTCAATTATATTATAGATTTTACCGAAGCCGATTTTGCAGAAAAATTAGTGAATGAAATTAATGATGAATTGCCAAAAGGTTTTGTGCTTTCTGAAGAGAAAATTATTGAAGTTGCAACAAAATTAGATACAACTAAAAACGATTTGTTTAAGAAGTTACTTGTCAATGATTATATTGATATGGACAGAAATATTAATTTAGAAAAAGTAATACAATTTTTTGAAGAATACCCTGATTTTGTCACAGGATTGAACAACAATAAAATTACAGATAGAAATAAAGTTAAAGAACGAAAAGTAAAAATTCGTCCTGCACAATACAACGAAATAAAAACACTTTGGGAAGCCATTAATCAAAAATATTTGTTGTTCTATGAAAAAATAGAAAGCGATAATTATTTAAAAAATGAATTAGTTTCCGTTTTTAAAAACGATGTTTTTGTAGATGTAATTATTTCGAGTAAAAGAGAAGTTTTAAATACTTCGGATGGAATAATGCTATTGAATGATAGTAGTGGCATTCAATATAAAATCATTAAAAGAGTAGGCTATGGAGAATTTTTGAAAAAAATAAATAAGCAAACTAATATTCCAATTCAATTGCTAAATCAAGCTCTAATCGAATATTCAAAAACTAACAAAATTGATGAAGATAGAATAAATGAATTTAGCGTAGCCAATTTTGTTTCTAAATTCAGTGATTGGAAAACAAACAATCTTGAAGGTCGATTTTCTTATGGTAAAACGAAAATCAAATTGAATTCAACCGCTTTAACTTTTGCAAATGGAACTCCACGTTCAGAAATAACACAAGGAGTAATTGGGACAAAATTTATTGAAGGAAATCCTGTGGAGAAATATTTGTATGATACTTATGCTTATGATTCTCCATTAGAAAAAGATAATATTTTAGAACAGGTGCAAGAGGTAGTTGTTTATGGAAAAATCCCAAGACGAAGTATTTCTATTCCAACAATTACTGGTCAATCCTACAGTCCAGATTTTATGTACGTAGTAAAAAAAGCAGGCGGAAATAAAATTCTAAATATTATTGTTGAAACAAAAGACGTTAAAAATGAATCTGATTTAAGAAAAATTGAAACGGCAAAAATTAATTGTGCTAAAGAATTCTTTAAACAATTAACGATTGATGGTTATTCTGTAGCTTTTCATGAGCAGATAAGTAATACTAAAATGAAGCAAATTATTGAGGATGTTCTGATTTAA
- the udk gene encoding uridine kinase, protein MLVIGIAGGTGSGKTTVVHQIMNELPDTEVGIIAQDSYYKASTLESYEERCKTNFDHPRSIDFELLVAHLKELKAGNTIHQPVYSFATHNRTDDTIVTHPRKVMIVEGILILSNPELRDLFDIKIFVHADSDERLIRRLKRDIAERGRDMEEVLNRYQTTLKPMHQQFIESTKAFADIIIPNDKYNTVAIDVVRAVINQRIL, encoded by the coding sequence ATGTTAGTAATAGGAATTGCAGGAGGAACTGGCTCTGGAAAAACAACCGTAGTACATCAAATAATGAATGAACTACCCGATACGGAAGTAGGAATCATTGCCCAAGATTCGTATTACAAAGCCTCTACTTTAGAAAGTTATGAAGAACGATGTAAGACCAATTTTGATCATCCAAGATCGATCGATTTTGAATTATTAGTTGCGCATCTTAAAGAACTTAAAGCCGGAAATACCATCCATCAACCCGTTTATTCTTTTGCAACCCATAATAGAACTGATGATACCATTGTGACACATCCTCGAAAAGTAATGATTGTGGAAGGGATTTTAATTCTTTCGAATCCAGAACTTCGTGACTTGTTTGATATAAAAATATTTGTTCACGCCGATTCTGACGAGCGATTAATCCGAAGATTAAAACGAGATATTGCCGAGCGAGGCCGTGATATGGAAGAAGTACTAAACCGTTATCAAACGACTCTAAAACCCATGCACCAGCAGTTTATAGAATCTACAAAAGCATTTGCAGATATCATTATTCCCAACGACAAATACAATACAGTAGCCATTGACGTAGTTCGTGCGGTAATAAACCAACGCATTCTATAA
- a CDS encoding FtsB family cell division protein, whose protein sequence is MTNQFKDKAWFKFLSNKYVWVLLFFASWMIFLDNYSYFDHKVLDNQIDELEDNKEYYQQEIKKDEKSIKQLKNPGQIEKYAREKYYMKKDSEDIYIIEFEGDTIEKDIKR, encoded by the coding sequence ATGACAAATCAATTTAAAGACAAAGCTTGGTTCAAATTTTTAAGCAACAAATACGTTTGGGTTTTGTTGTTTTTTGCCAGTTGGATGATTTTTTTAGACAACTATTCCTATTTCGATCATAAAGTTTTAGACAATCAAATCGATGAACTCGAAGACAATAAAGAATACTACCAACAAGAAATCAAAAAAGACGAAAAAAGCATCAAACAGCTCAAAAATCCTGGACAAATAGAAAAATACGCCCGAGAAAAATACTATATGAAAAAAGATAGTGAAGACATCTACATCATAGAATTTGAAGGCGATACTATTGAAAAAGATATTAAAAGATAA
- a CDS encoding SDR family oxidoreductase: MDFSAKMLRDDALSDKVIVVTGGGSGLGKAMTRYFMELGAKVAISSRDLEKLQNTAKELETETGGICLAVQCDVRHYDQVETMLQEVLKVYGKVDVLLNNAAGNFISPTERLSANAFDTVIDIVLKGTKNCTLAFGKHWIESKQTTSTVLNIVTTYAFTGSAYVVPSATAKAGVLAMTRSLAVEWAKYGIRTNAIAPGPFPTKGAWDRLLPGDLAEKFDMSKKVPLQRVGDHQELANLAAYLVSDFSGYINGEVIVIDGGEWLKGAGQFNILEAIPEELWDQLEAMIKAKKNQ, encoded by the coding sequence ATGGATTTCTCGGCAAAAATGCTTCGTGATGATGCTTTAAGTGATAAGGTAATTGTAGTGACCGGTGGCGGAAGCGGATTAGGAAAAGCTATGACTCGCTATTTTATGGAATTGGGAGCCAAAGTAGCCATCAGTTCACGTGATTTAGAAAAACTTCAAAACACTGCCAAGGAATTAGAAACAGAAACAGGAGGAATATGCCTCGCCGTTCAATGTGACGTTCGTCATTACGATCAAGTCGAGACGATGCTTCAAGAAGTTTTAAAAGTCTATGGAAAAGTAGATGTATTACTCAATAATGCAGCGGGAAATTTTATTTCACCCACAGAAAGGTTATCTGCCAATGCCTTTGATACCGTAATTGACATCGTTTTGAAAGGAACAAAAAACTGTACGTTGGCTTTCGGAAAACATTGGATAGAAAGCAAACAAACCACTTCGACTGTATTGAATATCGTGACCACTTATGCTTTTACAGGTTCTGCTTATGTAGTTCCAAGTGCTACTGCCAAAGCAGGAGTTTTGGCAATGACCCGAAGTCTTGCCGTAGAATGGGCCAAATACGGAATTCGTACCAATGCTATAGCTCCAGGACCTTTCCCTACCAAAGGCGCTTGGGACCGATTATTACCTGGCGACTTGGCAGAAAAATTTGACATGTCGAAAAAAGTACCTTTACAACGAGTAGGCGATCACCAAGAATTAGCCAATCTAGCCGCTTATTTGGTTTCTGATTTTTCGGGCTATATCAATGGAGAAGTTATTGTTATTGATGGTGGCGAATGGTTGAAAGGCGCAGGACAATTTAATATTCTGGAAGCCATTCCCGAAGAACTTTGGGATCAGTTGGAAGCCATGATTAAAGCCAAAAAGAATCAGTAA
- a CDS encoding endonuclease III domain-containing protein, giving the protein MNLFDETNEWVEKLEPILTQYKGQKHPLQYHNLYQLMVMVVLSAQDSDANINSIAPTLFAAFPNMESLAVANFNSLVSYIIEVKNFETKANWLLEIAKILQKDENIPLKMNGLLTLKGIGRKSANVIMRESGIPAEGIIADLHVIRVAPRIGLIPESKDGIKVEKQLMQVLPKAIWGEIGMAISFLGREICRPVPKCGECLICGDCGYYKNIFKSEHPQ; this is encoded by the coding sequence ATGAATCTATTTGATGAAACGAATGAATGGGTCGAAAAATTAGAGCCAATTCTAACCCAATACAAAGGGCAAAAACATCCGTTGCAGTATCATAATTTGTATCAATTAATGGTAATGGTTGTATTGTCAGCCCAAGATTCGGACGCCAATATCAACAGCATTGCTCCCACTTTATTTGCTGCTTTCCCCAATATGGAAAGTCTTGCTGTTGCCAATTTCAATTCTTTAGTTTCTTATATTATTGAAGTCAAAAATTTTGAAACCAAAGCCAATTGGTTACTCGAAATTGCAAAAATCCTCCAAAAAGACGAAAATATTCCACTCAAGATGAATGGTTTACTTACTCTAAAAGGAATCGGACGAAAATCCGCTAATGTGATTATGCGAGAATCAGGAATTCCCGCCGAAGGAATCATTGCCGACTTACACGTCATCAGAGTAGCACCCAGAATTGGATTAATCCCCGAATCCAAAGATGGCATCAAAGTTGAAAAACAATTGATGCAAGTATTACCAAAAGCCATTTGGGGAGAAATTGGAATGGCGATTTCTTTTTTAGGAAGGGAGATTTGTCGACCAGTTCCGAAATGTGGGGAGTGTTTGATTTGTGGTGATTGTGGGTATTATAAAAATATCTTTAAATCAGAACATCCTCAATAA
- a CDS encoding site-specific DNA-methyltransferase — protein sequence MIKDTILNNENTAINTKEISILKEHFSSCFKKDGSFDIERFKEELKDKVDVVHEGYELKFLGKSYAKLLASLDTTTVITPNTDHNNLPENKNSENIYISGDNLDGLKHLLKSYSKSVKCIYIDPPYNTGSDGFVYKDNFNFTVDELQDKLSVDETQAKRILDLTKRDSASHSAWLMFMYARLQLAKDLLKDDGVIFISIDDNEQANLKLLCDDIFGEENFLGNLPTIMNLKGNNDEFGFSGTHEYTIVYSKNKTNAQLYELNINEEEVDSWEEDEIGFFKKGRSILATSDDKYRESRPFSYFPFLLKENNLSLISKEEFERIYDNEEKIFDDEYVEELKNKYELLGYEIILPINNSDEKCRWTWGFDGKINTHLNDLIVTKTKNGFSLNTKQRPSLGELLTKKPKTIFYKPEYSSGNGTNQVKELLGIKAFSNPKPIDLIEDLITIGGNKDSLFLDFFSGSASLANAVVRLNSFDSGSRKFISIQLPEKLDVSSLIQKNAFDFLKSNNRPTTLDYVGVERIIRASKKIKVETEAEIDFGFKHFILNEPNQNTLDKLESFSKVSLLGDATILDDFGTETVLTTWLNNDGYGLNANVETIELNGYTAYYYKKHLYLINPNFTQEAMVVLFEKYDTIVGFNPENIVLFGYSFNEWSVTEMLEKNLRILNDSEKNLKINIDVRY from the coding sequence ATGATAAAAGACACTATACTCAATAACGAGAATACAGCTATAAATACCAAAGAAATTTCCATCTTAAAAGAACATTTTTCGTCTTGTTTTAAAAAAGATGGCAGTTTTGATATAGAACGATTTAAGGAAGAACTAAAAGACAAAGTAGATGTTGTTCACGAAGGATATGAACTTAAGTTTCTTGGTAAAAGTTATGCTAAACTTTTAGCTTCATTGGACACTACAACGGTAATTACACCCAATACAGACCACAATAATTTACCCGAAAACAAGAACAGCGAGAACATTTACATTAGTGGTGATAATCTTGATGGATTGAAGCATTTATTGAAATCTTATTCTAAAAGTGTAAAATGTATTTATATAGACCCGCCATATAATACGGGTAGTGATGGATTTGTGTATAAAGACAATTTCAATTTTACTGTTGATGAATTGCAAGACAAATTAAGCGTTGACGAAACCCAAGCCAAAAGAATTTTAGATTTAACCAAAAGAGATTCTGCATCGCACTCGGCTTGGCTCATGTTTATGTATGCACGTTTGCAATTGGCAAAAGATTTATTAAAAGATGATGGCGTAATTTTCATCTCGATTGATGATAACGAACAAGCCAATTTGAAATTGTTGTGTGATGATATTTTTGGGGAGGAAAATTTTCTAGGTAATTTACCAACAATAATGAACTTAAAAGGTAATAATGATGAATTTGGATTTTCTGGAACTCATGAATATACAATCGTTTATTCAAAAAATAAAACTAATGCTCAATTATATGAATTAAATATTAATGAAGAAGAAGTAGATTCTTGGGAAGAAGATGAGATTGGATTCTTCAAAAAAGGAAGAAGTATATTAGCTACTTCGGATGATAAATATAGAGAAAGCAGACCATTTTCTTATTTTCCATTTCTACTAAAAGAAAATAATTTGTCTTTAATTTCAAAAGAGGAATTTGAGAGAATTTATGATAACGAAGAGAAAATATTTGATGATGAATATGTTGAAGAGCTAAAAAATAAATATGAATTATTGGGTTATGAGATAATCTTACCTATTAATAATAGTGATGAAAAATGTAGATGGACATGGGGTTTTGATGGCAAAATAAACACCCATTTAAACGATTTAATTGTCACAAAAACAAAAAACGGCTTTAGTTTGAACACAAAACAAAGACCTAGTTTGGGGGAATTATTAACAAAAAAACCTAAAACAATTTTTTACAAACCAGAATATAGTAGTGGTAATGGGACTAATCAAGTTAAGGAATTATTAGGAATAAAAGCTTTTAGTAACCCAAAGCCAATCGATTTAATAGAAGATTTAATTACAATTGGGGGTAATAAGGATTCATTGTTTCTAGATTTCTTTTCAGGTTCTGCATCATTAGCAAATGCAGTAGTAAGATTGAACTCTTTTGACAGCGGTAGCAGAAAATTTATCTCCATTCAATTGCCTGAAAAGTTAGATGTTTCTAGTTTAATACAAAAAAACGCTTTCGATTTCTTAAAATCCAATAATAGACCAACGACATTAGATTACGTTGGTGTTGAAAGAATTATTAGAGCATCTAAAAAAATTAAAGTAGAAACAGAAGCAGAAATTGATTTCGGTTTCAAACATTTCATCCTCAACGAACCCAATCAAAATACTTTAGATAAACTAGAAAGTTTTAGCAAAGTAAGTCTGCTTGGCGATGCTACTATTTTAGATGATTTTGGTACAGAAACTGTATTGACTACTTGGCTCAACAATGACGGTTACGGGTTGAATGCAAATGTTGAAACCATAGAATTAAATGGCTACACGGCTTATTATTACAAGAAACATTTGTATTTGATAAATCCCAATTTTACTCAGGAAGCGATGGTTGTACTATTTGAAAAATACGATACAATAGTCGGTTTTAATCCAGAAAACATTGTGCTGTTTGGTTATAGTTTTAACGAATGGTCAGTTACTGAAATGTTAGAAAAGAATTTGAGAATTCTGAATGATAGCGAAAAGAATTTGAAAATCAATATTGATGTAAGGTACTAA
- a CDS encoding methylmalonyl-CoA mutase family protein — MRKNFQHIQIEKSKVKSDVIKTNHYLTAEGIQLKSNYSEVDIEGLEHLDFGAGFAPNLRGIHSTMYIQQAWEIHKKTDFTIDTVEDMKEWINQPSTNEISVLQATSNTILPIMAFYCVAAEELNLNPEQLSRIIQNEISTTLKIPQSYQNSLRICTDILEYNHTNKSKLNPILISGCTLEKAGTTVDKQLAYTLIYGLEIIKTGLTKGMKIDDLASQLSFSFNVGMNHFTEIAKMRAARMIWAKLIQSFEPKETKSLDLRIHSQTVIANFSSPTPLDNLTRMTIEAIAAVLGGTESLMTNSIDDENLPKKHSDRIAKNTQLILQNETKTNKTVDPWAGSFYIESLTNEIVQKTWEIIEAIENIGGMTQAIASGFVKINDKKEAKEFRAINDQKLEPIHPNRDTHKVQLALDTLANATKTGKGNILEITIQATKNGATFDEIVNNSIN; from the coding sequence ATGAGGAAAAATTTCCAACATATCCAAATTGAAAAATCCAAAGTTAAAAGTGATGTAATAAAAACAAATCATTATCTTACTGCTGAAGGAATCCAACTAAAATCTAACTATTCCGAAGTGGATATTGAAGGTTTGGAACATTTAGATTTTGGAGCTGGTTTTGCACCCAATTTACGAGGAATTCACAGCACGATGTATATTCAACAAGCTTGGGAAATTCATAAAAAAACAGATTTCACCATTGATACTGTCGAAGATATGAAAGAATGGATTAACCAACCTTCTACTAATGAAATTTCAGTTTTACAGGCTACATCTAATACTATTTTGCCCATTATGGCTTTTTATTGCGTAGCTGCCGAAGAACTAAATTTAAACCCAGAACAGCTTTCTAGAATTATTCAAAATGAGATTTCAACAACACTAAAAATTCCTCAATCCTACCAAAATTCGTTACGAATTTGCACCGATATTTTAGAATATAACCATACAAACAAATCCAAATTGAATCCAATTTTAATTTCAGGATGTACGCTTGAAAAAGCTGGAACAACTGTTGATAAACAATTGGCTTATACTTTGATTTACGGTTTGGAAATTATCAAAACTGGATTGACCAAAGGAATGAAAATTGACGATTTAGCTTCTCAACTTTCTTTTTCTTTTAATGTTGGCATGAATCATTTCACGGAAATTGCCAAAATGCGAGCCGCAAGAATGATTTGGGCAAAACTTATACAATCATTTGAACCAAAAGAAACTAAATCGCTTGATTTGCGAATTCACAGTCAAACTGTCATTGCCAATTTTAGTTCACCAACTCCTTTGGATAATTTGACTCGAATGACTATTGAAGCTATTGCAGCAGTCTTGGGAGGAACTGAATCCTTGATGACCAATTCTATTGATGACGAAAATTTACCTAAAAAACATTCCGACAGAATAGCTAAAAATACACAGCTCATTTTGCAAAATGAAACAAAAACCAACAAAACTGTCGATCCATGGGCTGGAAGTTTTTATATCGAAAGTTTGACTAATGAAATTGTCCAAAAAACTTGGGAAATTATAGAAGCGATTGAAAATATTGGAGGAATGACCCAAGCTATAGCCTCTGGATTTGTAAAAATAAACGACAAGAAAGAAGCTAAAGAATTTCGAGCAATCAACGACCAAAAATTAGAACCAATTCATCCAAATCGAGATACTCACAAAGTACAATTAGCACTTGACACATTGGCTAATGCTACAAAAACAGGAAAAGGAAATATATTAGAAATAACCATACAAGCAACCAAAAATGGTGCTACTTTTGACGAAATAGTAAATAATTCAATCAATTAG
- a CDS encoding methylmalonyl-CoA mutase subunit beta has product MKNLFNDFDPVSSKQWKQKIQFELNGADYNQTLIWNSPEDIQVKPFYHRDEFKGIFSVETKASEFKICQNIFVQNVEKSNLRAIETINLGSESIRFTIKDEKIDISKLLENIAFEKVTIYFNLSFLSIDFIKKTEAFAQKNNAKIYCNLDPIGQLAKDGNWFTTQEKTNFDSLNLLSTTAVSLISINGGLYQNAGANIVQQIAYSLAHANEYFNQITTINQPIVFEISVGSNYFFEIAKLRALRLLFHLIAKEYNHNLDCHLLVSPTKRNKTIYDSSLNIARATTECMSAILGGANAIANLPHDALFRKNNEISNQLARNQLLILKKESYFDKVNNPADGSYYIETLTHQLAEKALIVFKDIEVNGGFLKQLNEGIIRRKIQESADKEQKIFDSRKEIIVGGNKHLNRNDRMKNELELYPFAKTNSRKTLISPIIEKRLAEKIEQDRLSLEQES; this is encoded by the coding sequence ATGAAAAATCTATTCAACGATTTCGATCCTGTGTCTTCCAAACAATGGAAACAAAAAATCCAGTTCGAACTCAATGGAGCCGATTACAACCAAACCTTAATTTGGAATTCTCCCGAAGATATTCAGGTAAAACCATTTTACCATCGAGATGAATTCAAAGGAATTTTTTCTGTTGAAACTAAAGCCAGTGAATTCAAAATTTGCCAAAATATATTTGTTCAAAATGTAGAAAAATCGAATCTCCGTGCTATCGAAACTATCAATCTTGGTTCAGAAAGCATTCGTTTCACGATAAAAGATGAAAAGATTGACATCTCGAAACTACTTGAAAATATAGCATTCGAAAAAGTAACAATCTATTTCAACTTATCTTTCTTATCTATTGATTTTATTAAAAAAACGGAAGCATTTGCCCAAAAAAACAATGCTAAAATATACTGCAATCTAGACCCAATTGGTCAATTAGCCAAAGATGGAAATTGGTTTACTACACAAGAAAAAACAAATTTCGACAGCTTAAATTTACTTTCAACAACAGCAGTTTCACTAATTAGCATTAATGGAGGTTTGTATCAAAATGCGGGTGCCAATATAGTACAACAAATCGCCTATAGTTTGGCTCATGCCAATGAATATTTCAACCAAATTACGACTATAAACCAACCAATTGTTTTTGAAATTTCGGTAGGGTCGAATTACTTTTTTGAAATTGCCAAACTCCGAGCTTTACGATTGCTTTTTCATCTCATTGCTAAAGAATACAATCATAATCTAGACTGTCATTTGCTAGTTTCACCCACTAAACGGAACAAAACAATTTATGATTCGAGTCTAAATATAGCAAGAGCCACAACTGAATGTATGAGTGCCATTTTAGGTGGCGCCAATGCTATTGCCAACTTGCCGCATGACGCCTTATTTCGCAAAAACAATGAAATCAGCAATCAACTAGCCCGAAATCAATTGCTTATTCTAAAGAAGGAAAGCTACTTTGACAAAGTAAATAATCCAGCTGACGGGAGTTACTACATCGAAACTTTAACACATCAATTAGCTGAAAAAGCACTAATAGTATTCAAAGATATAGAAGTCAATGGCGGTTTTTTAAAACAACTCAACGAAGGAATTATCAGAAGAAAAATTCAAGAAAGTGCCGATAAAGAGCAAAAAATATTCGATTCTAGGAAAGAAATTATCGTTGGAGGGAACAAGCATTTGAACAGAAATGACCGAATGAAAAATGAATTAGAATTGTATCCTTTTGCAAAAACAAACTCTAGAAAAACATTAATTAGCCCCATAATCGAAAAACGATTAGCCGAAAAAATAGAACAAGATCGTCTTTCTCTAGAACAAGAATCATGA